TATAATTTGTTTTTAGTATAGAAGTGTTTGGCTAATAATATTGAACAAAGTTTACTCAAATAAAAACATAGTTACCTCATTTCTATACATAGTTGCCATGAAAATACACAAAGTTGTCTCTTAACATTTTTTATTTTTACGAGTTGCACCTAAAATGAACATAGTTGCCTCAAAAATATACAATAGTTGCACTTAAAATATACCGAAGTTGATATTTTTTTTCTATAAATAGATCTACCTCTAACTAATTCGAAATCAATCCTAACAAAATTACTTTTTAGTATCAAATAGTACAAAAATCAATCACAAAAATTTTTCCATGACCTAAACGAACAATCAATTATAATGACCCATAACTTATATTCAAATTATTATATTAATAATAAATTAATCTAAATAAAATATTTACTACTATTTAAAAGATATAAAAATCGATGCAAAAAATATTTTTCCTTACCTCTCCACTGTACTAAACACTTTTATACTAAACGCTACTATTCTAATAATTTGTCAGCCCACTTGGAATAACACCCATTAGTATATATTTGTTCCTTACTTGAATATCAATGTTAATAATATCCCTAGACATATAGTAATAATCGTCCCAAACATCCAATTGTGTAACCTCAATGTACTCTTAAACTCCATCTTATTAATTTCTATGTCTTTTCTTACATTATCTATTTTATTATCTAGATCCTTTATATCTGATTTTAATTCACTCCTCACAACATCTATCTTATTATCCAAATCCTTAATATCGGACTTTAACTCATTCCTTACATTCTCTATCCTTACATTAAGATTATTCTCTACATTGTCTATCTTACTATCTAAATCTTTAATATCAGACTTTAACTCACCTCTTACATTCTCAACCTTCACATTAAGACCATTCTCTACAGTGTCTATTTTATTATTAAGATCATTAAATTTAATATCTATCTTATTATCTAGATCTCTAATATCTGATTTTAGATTTGACTCTAACTTTTCTAACTTAAGATTAAAAGTATTTTCTAAATACTCAATATCCTTATAAGTTAACTCATTCCTATAGTACCTATAAGATAAATCAATAGCAATATCTCTAGCAATTCCTGCTTTAGTAAGCTCTGCTACTACCATTTGTTGAGTAACTATTGGTTGGGCTAATCCCATAAAATTCTCCTTATTATACTATTATAATCTATTTAAAGAATTGGTTAAATAAAGTAAAAAAATATACACAAAACCATAATACCTAACTTACCAACGACAAACTTGATAAGTCATCATTACTACTAAATTCTTGTAAATTACAAATTATCAAGTCAATCTGTTCTTGAATATCAAACGTATAATTAATTACCCTAATCACATTTTCAAGGTGTGCAATTTCATCATTATTTAATTCTCTTCCCTTTCTTAATCTAAGATAATTTTTAAGCACTCTATAAGTACCAATACTAAATTCATATACCTTAAAAGGAACATTTATAAATTTACAATTATCACTATAAATAAGTTCTTTTTTGTCTTTCAAGTATTCAACTTTTTCTACAATACATTTTTCATTGACTTTTGATATATGAACCCCAACACTCTTATCTAAATCAATTACATTTCTAAATAATTGTGCATTAATTAGATTCATTCCTAATTTACTAAGTTTTTCAAATAGGTTCACTGAATCTACAAAAATGATTTTTGCAAAGTCAATTCTTAAAAACTCATTGAATTTTGTTCTATAGATATTTGAACTTAATATTACACAAATATATCCCAATATCTCTTGTGGGTTTAAAGCTAAATATTTTTTGAACGATTTCACTCAATTTAATCTCTATTTAATATTCTTTCCATCAAATTTCTAATCTCGAAAGCCTCATATGAAACAGCTCTAGCCCCCTCCTTAATACTTTTACTATTAATCAGCGCATTAAATGTATCGTAAAAAATTTCTGGAGAATGATCTTTCTTTCCAATTGCACAATCTATAACCTCATAAATCCTAACATACATCTTTTCTAACATATTCATATATTTCTCCACTGCATGATTAAGTACTATAAGCTCTTCTTTAGTAGCTTTAATACTAAAATTTTTATAATGCACAGGGTCGCTCATTTTAAACCATAACAAACGTAAAGTAGAAGCAGCCATCGGACCTATCATATTTAATAAACTCAAGATAACTTCTTTATATTTTCTTTGCTCAGTCTCATATTTTCTCTCAATAATTTCATTAGCAACACCTGTAATACGAGGGCGGGAAAATAACATTTTATGTATCCCAAATGCTAACGCATAGATAAAATTGCTATCATGCCCAAAAGCAGCATAAATGGCGTCTGCACGGAAATTATAATTCAACAATTTCCTATTGTTAAATATATCATCAAAGATTAAAGATGGATAACCCTCACCCATACTATTATAGGGTTTTGCACTCTTAAAGCTAGGCTTTAAAATATAAAATATATATCTTATTCCATCAAATTGCTTTAAAGCCTCCTCTTTTGTCTTTACATGTCTTGGTACCCCTTCTATAAAATCTAAATGTAACTTTTCCTTATGCACTGCATCAAAATTTATTGGAAGGCTAGCCTCTTTTAAACATGAAGAAAGTAAAGCTTCACGATTTCGTTGTTCTTCTTCAAGATTTTGTTCTTCTTCAGGAATTAGTAGCCCTTGGTCCTGTTCCTCTTTAACTTCTCTTTTTTGATCATATGGCTTTACTTCAAGGATTCCTCCAAAACTGGACAGAAGTGGAGATGGCTCACTTACACCAACTGGTTTTACTGGTTTAAATTCTGTCTTTTTTGGGATTATTTTCTTCAATTCAGTTCCTTGTGTTTCTACACGTTGATCACAACTTATTACGATCAACGCTACCAGTAATAACAAACTACTATTTATTTCCTTAGGCATAAATATTCTCCTTCTTTTTTAAGATCAAATATTAGTTACTCCAAAACAAAAGAATACTATTATTTAGCTTAAATCATCAAATTTATTGAATAAATAATACAATATTAATAACACAATAAATCACATTACAATTTTTCAATTGCAGCATCATTATTAAGTACAAGTCTTTTTTTATTCTTTATAATAAAACCTCTATCCATCAAGTCTGATAAATATTTTTTTATTTGATAAGCGGATACATTTGTCTCTTTATTAATTTTCCTTAAAGGCTTTATTGTACGCTTATCATCTTCTAAATTAGACACAATAAATTCAAGTGACTCATCAACCCTTTTAGATGTTCTCTTTTTCCTTTCTAAACTTGAAATTTGATGATTTTTAACCTTTTCCTTTATCCCAACCCCACTTCCTGTAGATAATGTGACTAAGTGTAATAACTTTTGTTCATAAAATTTATGATACGCATTTTGTATTATGCAAAATACCATTGCTAAAAATATATCTAGACAAACAGACAATAATAATAATGAATAAACAAAAATTATATTAAGATAATCATCTCTAGCAATAACAACAGATGTTCCATTTAAAACATTAGCTGCCTTAAACTTATTATTATTTACAGCCGACCTTTCAATTAAACTGCTAAGCTTAAACCTCAAATCCTGCAAAGACTCTAAATACTCATTCCTTTGATTAAACAACTCCTTATTCTCCCTACTTGCATTCTCAATCTCTCTCATGTAATCTTGCTTCATGGTTCTATACGTATAATCCAAGCTTAAATGCTTATTTTTAGCAAACTCTATGCGATCATTGTTATTCTTAATCTTAATATCAATACTAGCTATTTCACCTTCAATTATCTTCTCTTTATCAGATAGCAGCTTACGCATACCTTCCTCTTTTGCTATCTGACTCTTTTGAGTACTCAAAACAGTGTCCTTAATAGTATCTTCAAACATCAGGCTAAAGAAACTCTCAAAGCTCATCCATGAACTTACAGATTGCGTTATAAGTCCTATCACTAATAATACAAATATCGCAATTTTTTCTAAGCATGCAAATACTGAAATCCTAACACTACCTTCAGTAACACGCTTCCTTAATAAATAAAGAAAATACAATAATATTGAAGACGGTACTACTATAACGACTATTGTAAAAGGCAATGTGAAATACAGCTTAGAACTACTACCAACAGTATAACTTGCAATCCCTCTATGTGAATGCAACACATTAAAGAAAAATAAAAACAAAGCAAATAATATTAACCAAATATTACGAATCAAAAATTCAAAATTAAGTCTTAAAGACTCTACAATACTAAACTCAATATTATGACCTTTTGTTGGCTTACCTTTACTTATCATGTATATAACCTTTTTACTTATAATACTAGTATCTATAATACTATAAAATTAACAAATCATATATATATCTTCTATTCAACTTTGAGTCGATACAACTATTTTGAGTCGATACAATTATTTTGAGTTGATACAACCATTTTGAGTCGATACAACTATTTTGAGTCGATACAACTATTTTGAGTCGATACAATTATAACATAAGAAAAGAATAAGGCCAGTAACAGAAGTTACTGGCCTTATTCAGGGTGTAACACAGTAAGGATAATAAATTATCTTACTGTGTACAAGTAATATTATTTAATATTTTTAAAAAAAGTCAATAGATTTCTTCAATTGTTGCCGCATTTTTGCAAACTTACCACCTTTAGCCATTGCTCTCAAGGCTATTCCTGCCGCAATAACGGCATCTTTTTTTGCTGATCCTACAGTAAGATCCTGAGCACTATCTGTTTTACCAGCAGCAATATTTGCAGCATCTTTTACTTCATTAATAGCAACGCCACCAATAGTAACATCACCAGACATAGCAATAGCTCGCAGTATATCAGTACCACTTATAGCTCCAATTGATGCACTTGCCGCTGCTGCTTGAACCTCTGTGCCACCATTAGATTTCTTTTCACTAAATAACTTACCAATTGTTTGTTGTTGTGCATCTTTAGTCTTAGTAGCAGTTGGGTCTCCTTCACCTTGCTTTAACACTACCCCAACTATTCCTTTAATTCCTTTAACAAGCGCAGTTACACTTGTAACGTCTGCTGCTACGGCATCCTGACCTGAAGCAGTAGCACCACTAATAGCATCACCACCAATAGCCCCTTCGGCCGCTTCTTTAGCCCCCTTTTCTATTATCCCTAATTTTTCAATAAATTTCTCAACCTCTCCTTTCACCTTTGGATAATTACCATTCTTTGCTAAAACGTCTTTTAACTTTTCTTTCGTTGTTTTCATTGTCTCTTCAATATTAGTAAAACACTTTCCTATATCTTCCTTTTTTGTATCAGCCTTAATACTCAAAGTATCAGAAACCATATTGCCAAAAGAAGTAAAAATATCTAAGAAACCTTGTCTTAAATTAGATATAGAGAGTATAAAATCCCTTTGCTTTTGAAGTTCTTCTATTACTCCATTATTACAAGAAAGGAATAGAGAGATAAATAATGTTGCACATATACTTTGTATCTTAATTTTCATATATTACCTGCCTCATTCTTATCTAAAGAGGCCAGATACAAAAAAGGAAAACCACTCCTATCAAAAGCAGTGTTTCCCTTTAATGAATTTACTATTTGGTTTACTTACTTTTTATTATTAAATTCTAATTATTGGTTCTTAGCTTCAGTAGTTACAGAAATATCATTAGGATTAATGTTCATAACTTTTTTAACTTCTTTCAGTCCGGCATCAATTGTTTTTCTTATCGCTATAGTTAAAGCATTTAATGCTTTAGTTACTGCCCTTACTGCTTTACTGCTACTCCCCTTTAATTGCCTCATCAGCAGCATTAGTATTAGCAAACTTACTCTTCTTTCTTAGCCAACCGCTCTTAAGGCTATAACTCCTGAAATAACTACATCCTTAGCATTATCGGCATCACCAATACTAGCCTGACCGGCAGTATTATTAACTAATGTTATTGCTTTTCCACCCGCTTTAACCATGGCTTTTAGAATATCAGCACCAGTTACGGCTCCAACAGCTTTTGCTGCATGGACTACTGTCTTCCTTGCATTGATAATTGCTGCCAATACCAATAATATTATCTAAACTATTAGAGCTTTTAAAACATTTTTTTAGTGTTTGCTTAAAATCAGTTTAACATTTCTTAGTTTCACTTTCTTAATGCCTACAATTTGCTTAATATTTTAACTCTATACCAACTATCACCATATACAACCCATTGCTTCGCTTGTAAATTTATCTAAATCATGACTATTACCTTTAAATGAACCTTGTAAAACTACTCTAAAAGTCTTCTTTTGTTCCTCTGCACTATCTTTTCCATTACATCTTTCAAGTTGACCTTTTACATGTTCAAGTACAGATTTAATCTTAGTTGCATCATGTCCCAAAAATTTATCAAAATCATCACCCAAAGATTCTTTTAAAAAATCTAGATTTGCTTTTTCCTCTTCATTTAACTTTTCTCTTAATATTTCTTTAGGTGTTTTTTTAATTTCTCTTGTTTGCTCTTCACTTATTTCTCTTTTGCCTCTACTTTTTGATTCTTCAGTATTATTGGTAAAATCATATTTATTACAACTATTAACTAATAGTAATAAAATTAAAACAACATTAATTTTACTCATTTTTATTTTCATATATTATATACACCCTTTAACCTACCCCTTTAATTAAGGAGACAAAACAAAGGAGAAACAATCTCTCCTAAATCAAACAAAAGGGAAACTACTCTCATATATAGAAGTGTTTCCCTTTAATATCTTTATTACAACTTATTTAGTAGTAGATTGAACAATACCAGCTTCAATAGTTACAGGAGTATCACTAGAATTAATTTTCATAGCGTCTTTAACAGATTTAAGTCCTGCATCAATAGTTTTCCTTATTGCAATAGTTAATGTATTTAATGCCTTAGTTACTGCACTTACTGCTGCACCTTTAATTTCAGTAGCAACATCAACTTTAATCTTAGTATCACTACTTTCATTAGTATTAGCAAATTTACCACCTTTAGTCATAGCTCTTAGTGCTATTCCAGCTGCTACTTCTGCATCTTTCTTACCCTTAGCGCCATTACCATCGGACTGACTGTATTTGGCTAAAGTAACAGCATTCCCACCATTTTTAATAGCTTGTAATATGTCGGCGCCACTTACTGACGCTACTGCTTTATAAGCATCTTTTGCTACCTTAGGAGCATCAGTCTTACTTCCAGCATTAGTATTAGCAAATAGCATACCCGCATTAGTAGAACCAGTTCTTGAGGTAGCAGCAGAACCAGCATCTGGAACAGGAGCTTTATCATCCCCAGCAGTAGCACTTCCTTTCCCTTGAAGTACCACGTCTACAATTGATTTAATTCCACCTACTAGATTATCTACTTTTCCAACATCACCAGCATCACCTTTAGTATCACCATCACCACCAGGAGCAACATTAGCAATTGGTTCACCGGCATCACCAATAGCATCACTAGCGGTCTTTGATCCTTCTATTATTTTATCAAGTTTTGCATTTAAAGCTTTTACAGCAATCTCAGTTGCAGCAGTATTAGGATTTCCTTCTCTCTTCATTTTCTCAACAATTGCATTAAGATTATCTTTAGTTCCTTTAACAGTATCATGAACGACCTTAAAGTAGTTCCCAACTTCAGACTTCTTAGTCTCAGAATTAAACCCTAAAACACCACCAAATGAATCCCCAAAAGAAGTAAAAATATCTAAGAAGTCATTACCTAAATTAGCAAGTGAGGATAAGAAAGTATTTCTCTTCTCAAGTTCTTCTATCCCATTATTACAAGAAAGGAATAAAGAAAGAAATAATGTAGCACAAATACTTTTTATATTTATATTTTTAATATTTATTTTCATATATTACGTGCCTCCTTTTTCCTATCCCTTAACTAAAGAGGCTCAATACAAATAAAAGGGAAACTCTCCTATACAAGAACTGTTTCCCTTAAATCATTTTATTATTTAATTTCCGTATTTCTTATTAAATCTTCGATTATTTACTTTTAGCTTCTGAAACAGATACTTTTGAAACTCTTGCTTGATCTACTTCTGTCTTTACTTTATCAATAACATTCTTTACTGTCTTTTTAATTATATCTTCCACTGCTCCTAATAGTTTATTTACCGCTGTTATTCCTGCTGCTTGTACTGCTTTACCATCGTTACTACTATTTGCAGCTAATTTACCACCTTCAACCAATGAACGCAATGCTATTCCTCCTGCTACTGCTGCTGCTTTTGCATCACCTGTACCACCTGATAAATTAGATGTAATACATCCTTTTGCGAATGCAATTGCAGTTGTACTTACACTTGCTGGACCTGATACCTCTGGTTCATTGCCTTTTGATTTATTAACTATTGCATCTAACATTTCCTCTCCGCTTACTGCTGATACTATTAATGATGCTTTTTCTCCCGATGCTGCTCCTGCATTCTCATCTTTAGCTAAAACCCTAGCTCCAGCTTTTGCATCAGCTCCTATTGAGGTATCAGCTAATGATACCTCACTTTTTTGTAGTTCTTTAATCTTTTGTGTCTTAGCTATCTCCATTATTCCTTGCAGTGCCTTAAAAGCTTTTTCTAATTTTCCTGCATTTACTGTTAATCCACTTTGTGGAGAGACCACATCACCTATTACTTTGGCTACCACCACCTATATCTTTTAAATCATCCAAATATCCTTTTAAGCTCCCTAAAGCTCCCTTATCTGTATCAACAGCTACTCTAACTGCCTTATTGAATAAGCCATCTGCTGTTGCTTTTTCTGCTACTTGTTCCAATTCGGACGATACTTATCCAAGTTTAGTACCCAGTTTTTTAAAATGCTCTCCCACCTGTTCCTTAGTTGTATTTGTATCTACAGTAAAGCCCAAAGTTCCTGAAACTAACTCTATAAACTTATAAAATACTTCTTCAACACTTTTACCCATTTCCATCATTGTTTTGCCTAAATTCGCCTCTTCTACACTCTCCCCTGAATTATTACAAGAAAGGAATAAAGAAATAATGTTGCACAAATACTTTTTATACTAATATTTTTAATATTTATTTTCATATATTACTTGCCTCCTTCCCCTATGCTTTAACTAAAGAGGATACATACAATAAAAGGAAAACAACTTCTATATAAGAAGTGTTTTCCTTCAATGACTTTTTTATTTAGTTTACTTATTTTTTATTAAATCTTAATTAATTATTTATTTAGTAGCAGTAACAGATTCAGTAGTTACAGGAGTAGCTTCAGGATTAATGTTCATTGCTTTTTTAACAGTTTTTAGTCCTGCATCAATTGTTTCTCTTATAGCTATAGTTAATGTATCTAATGCCTTAGTCACTGCACTTAATGCAACTCCTTTAACTGCAACTTGATAATCAGCATCATCAGCAGCAACGCCACCAGAAGCAACACCAGGGAATTTGCCGTCTTTAGTCATTGCTCTTAAGGCTATAGCTCCTGCTATAGTTGCATCTTTAGCTCTAGCTTCTGTAGCCTTAGTAGCCATTGTTTTACCATATGTAACAATAGCTTGTAATATGTCAGCACCAGTTACAGAACCAACAGCTTTTGCTGCATCAGCTGCCGCCTTCTTTGCATCATTAGCAGAAGAACCGATTCCACTACTATTACCAGAATCATGAAATAACTTTCCTGCTTCACCTTGAGCACTACCACCAGTTCTGTCTTCAACATTATTACCAGCTTTTTTGCCGTCACCAGCATTAGGATCACCCTTTTCTCCAAGTACTAATTTTACTATCTCTTTCATTCCCTCTACTAATTTATCAACATCACCAGCAGCACCACCTTTAGTCTTATCAGCAGAACCATTACCAAGTAGTTCATCACCTGTAGTACCAATAGCCCCACTAACAGTTTTTGCTCCTTCAATTATCTTATCAAGTGTATTATCAATTAGTGTTTTTACAGCAGTCTCTACTCCAACAGCATTAGGATTGTTTGATGATTTCATGCTTTCAACAATTGTATTAAGCTTACCCTTAACTCCTTCTACAGCTTCTTTTACTTTCGTAAAGTAATTTCCAACATCAGACTTTTTAGTAGTAGTATTAAAACCCAAAACAGTACCTGTCATATCGCCAAAAGAAATGAAGATAGATAAGAAGTCATTACCCAAATTAGCAAGTGAGGATAAGAAAGAATTTCTCTTCTCAAGTTCTTCTATTCCATTATTGCAAGAAAGGAATAAAGAGATAAATAATGTTGCACAAATTCTTTTTACTTTAATATTTTTAATATTTATTTTCATATATTACGTGCATCATTTTCCCTTTCATTTAACTAAAGAGGCATATACACAATTAAAGGAAAACTACTCCTATAAAAGAAGTGTTTTCCTTTAATGACTTTATTCAACTATTTATTTATTATTTACTTAGTAGCAATACCAACTTCTGTAGATTCACCAATAGTCTCTGAATATTTTATTCCCTTAACTGCCTTTCCTATCTTATCTAAATGGATGTCTACTGTTTTCCTAATTATTACATTAAGTATTCCCAGTACCTTATTTACAGCACTTACTGCTGCTCCTTTAACAACAGCACCAGCATCACTATCAGCTGGTTGAGTAAACTTACCACCTTTGGCCATAGCCTTTAATGCAACAGCTGCGGCTAAGTCTGCATTGGTAGCTGCAGTGCCGCTATTAGCAGATGAAGACCCACCAGTAGCTAATTGCCCCGCACTATTATCACCACTAGCACTAAAGCCATCAGTTTTTGCATTCCTAATTTTATCAATCATTGCCCATGGATCTGCCTTACCAACTTCATCTGCCAACTTCTTAGCATCACCATCAGCAGCTTGAGCATTATGAAACACTGATTTAGGACCATTTCCATTAGCTACTTGAATACCAACTTTTCCAGGATCAATCTTTACCCCAGATTTCTCTGCTGCATCAATTATATCTTTAACCCCTTCAATTACAGTCTTAACGTCACTTGCATTAACAGCATCCGATTTAGATGAAGCACTAGCACCAATTTCAGTACTTCCATCATTAGTTATACCAGCAAGTTTAGTTAAGGAACTGATTAATTTATCAAAAACTTCAATTGTCCCTTTAATTGCAACCTTAACAGTTTCAATTGTACTTCCATCAGCATTCTTTGCTTCAGATATTTTACCTGATAAAGTGCTTAATTGATTCTTAGTATCTTCTAATCCTTTTTTTACCTTCTCAAAGTGTTTTCCTACTTCACTTTTCTTATCACCAGATTTAACAGCACTAAATCCTAATGCATCTCCCATAGCATTGCCAAAGAAACCAAAAATGTCTTGAAACCCATGACCTATTTTGATAAGAAAATCAGAAAAAATATTTTTCTTCTGAAGATCTTCTATTACTCCATTATTACAAGAAAGGAATAAAGAGATAAATAATGTTGCACAAATACTTTTTATATTTATATTTTTAATATTTATTTTCATATATTACGTGCCTCCCTTTAACCCTACTCTTTAATTAAATAGGCTAAATATAAAAAAAGATTTGAAAAAAACAGGAACCTAGTTTTCTTAGGCTCCTAACTTTTTATTTATTGACTTTATTTTTATCTGTCACTTACTTATTAAGTAAAAAGTTAACCTTATAAATAAGCACTAGAATTATTGAACTACTAGTTAGCTTTAATAGTAGCCTCCTTATCAGGTTCTTTAATCCCCTTTATTGTCCCGCTTAATATTTCTTTAGCAGTATTCATTAAATCAATAACAGCTATGTGTAATTCATTAAGTTCTTTTGCTCCATGTGTCCCGTCCGTACCATGAGCCTTCCTATCTATAGCCTGCTTAGCATTACTATCTTGAGTCCCACCACCAGCTCCTAAAGTGGAATACTGGGCAAGCAACTTGGTTTTAAATACTCCAGCCTTAGTTTTAACTGTCTCAATTTTTGTTTCTAAATCTTTACCTTTCAAAGACTCTCCGACTTGCAAGCCTGTTATCTTAGTTAATATAACTGATGCGATCTCATAAACTCCTGCCATCAATCCATTATTCTTATTATTATTACTACCGTCAGTAGTAATACCAGAAGAATTAATTTGTTTTCCAATACCTTTAGCAAGCTCATCTATAGAATTAATCAAACTTGCTATTTCTTCAATACTCATCACAAAGGCAACAACTTCTTTTGCCTTATCACCTACTAATTTTAAATCAATCACTGTCCCATCAGCCGTAACTGCTTGCCCTGTTCTAAGCTTCTCTTTAACCTCTGCATTCTCCCCTGAATTATTACAAGAAAGGAATAAAAAGATAAATAATATTGCACAAATACTTTTTATATTTATATTTTTAATATTTATTTTCATATATTACGTGCACTCTTTACCCATACCTTAATAAACAAAGAGACTAGACACTAAAAAAAGGAAAACTACTCCCACACAGAGCAATGTTTCCCTTAAATGACTTTATTATTTACTTACTTTTTCTATTTATTTAGCAGGATTAGCTTCCGTTGTTCCAGTTCCAGTAGTCTCAGAATACTCTATTTTTTTAACAACCTCTCTTACTTTTTCTAGATTTTTTATTACTGTTTTAATAATTATTACATCAAGTATTCCTAATACCTTATTTACAGCATTAGCAGCAGCCGCTTTAACTGCTCCAGCCTCTTCAGCAGAATTATTAGCAGCAAATTTACCACCTTTAGTCATGGCCTTAAGAGCAACAGCTGCTGCTAAGTCTGCATTAGTTTTTGCACCATTTTGATTAGCACCACCAGGTACTCTCGTAGCCAGCGCACCAGCTTCATTATTATTGTTTTCACTAAGAGAAGCAGTAGAAGTATTAGCATTTTGAATTTTATCTATCATTGCCCATGGATCTGCTTTTGATACTTCATCTGCTAGTAGAGGCCCAGCCTTAGCATCAGGTTTCTGAGCATTAGTATTTTTACCAACAAGTGCTGCCCCTGCTTTATCATCACCTTTTTCTACAAGATTACCAGGATTTCCTTTTTCAATATTTATACCAAACTCTTTGGCAGTTTCTATTATTTCTTTAACTTCTTTAAGAATAACATCAACACTCTCCTTGTGAGCACCAACAGCATTACCACCACCAGTCTCTATAGCCACAATCTCACCAGCTTGTTTAGTTACTTCAGCTATCTTAGCTACAGAGTCAATTAATTTTGTAAGCATTTCACTAGCAGTGCTAATAACAGCCTCAACTTCTTTAGTATCAGCATGGGAAGTAGAAACTATTTGTTTTGATAACTCTTCTAATTTAGTCTTAGTATTCTTTAATCCCTCTCCTACTTTCTCAAAGTGTTTTCCTATTTTATCTCTAGTATCATCAGATTTAACAGCACTAAATCCTAATGCATCACCAATAGAATTACCAAAGGAACCGAACATTTCTTGAAATACATGACCTATTTTGACAAGAGAATCAAAAAAAGTATTTTTCTTCTCAAGTTCTTCTATTACTCCACTATTACAAGAAAGGAATATAGAGATAAATAATGTTACACAAATACTTTTTATTCTAATATTTTTAATATTTATTTTCATATATTACTTG
This genomic stretch from Borrelia coriaceae harbors:
- the bdr gene encoding Bdr family repetitive protein encodes the protein MGLAQPIVTQQMVVAELTKAGIARDIAIDLSYRYYRNELTYKDIEYLENTFNLKLEKLESNLKSDIRDLDNKIDIKFNDLNNKIDTVENGLNVKVENVRGELKSDIKDLDSKIDNVENNLNVRIENVRNELKSDIKDLDNKIDVVRSELKSDIKDLDNKIDNVRKDIEINKMEFKSTLRLHNWMFGTIITICLGILLTLIFK
- a CDS encoding type ISP restriction/modification enzyme codes for the protein MKSFKKYLALNPQEILGYICVILSSNIYRTKFNEFLRIDFAKIIFVDSVNLFEKLSKLGMNLINAQLFRNVIDLDKSVGVHISKVNEKCIVEKVEYLKDKKELIYSDNCKFINVPFKVYEFSIGTYRVLKNYLRLRKGRELNNDEIAHLENVIRVINYTFDIQEQIDLIICNLQEFSSNDDLSSLSLVS
- a CDS encoding variable large family protein, with protein sequence MKIKIQSICATLFISLFLSCNNGVIEELQKQRDFILSISNLRQGFLDIFTSFGNMVSDTLSIKADTKKEDIGKCFTNIEETMKTTKEKLKDVLAKNGNYPKVKGEVEKFIEKLGIIEKGAKEAAEGAIGGDAISGATASGQDAVAADVTSVTALVKGIKGIVGVVLKQGEGDPTATKTKDAQQQTIGKLFSEKKSNGGTEVQAAAASASIGAISGTDILRAIAMSGDVTIGGVAINEVKDAANIAAGKTDSAQDLTVGSAKKDAVIAAGIALRAMAKGGKFAKMRQQLKKSIDFF
- a CDS encoding Mlp family lipoprotein gives rise to the protein MKIKMSKINVVLILLLLVNSCNKYDFTNNTEESKSRGKREISEEQTREIKKTPKEILREKLNEEEKANLDFLKESLGDDFDKFLGHDATKIKSVLEHVKGQLERCNGKDSAEEQKKTFRVVLQGSFKGNSHDLDKFTSEAMGCIW
- a CDS encoding variable large family protein, translated to MKINIKNINIKSICATLFLSLFLSCNNGIEELEKRNTFLSSLANLGNDFLDIFTSFGDSFGGVLGFNSETKKSEVGNYFKVVHDTVKGTKDNLNAIVEKMKREGNPNTAATEIAVKALNAKLDKIIEGSKTASDAIGDAGEPIANVAPGGDGDTKGDAGDVGKVDNLVGGIKSIVDVVLQGKGSATAGDDKAPVPDAGSAATSRTGSTNAGMLFANTNAGSKTDAPKVAKDAYKAVASVSGADILQAIKNGGNAVTLAKYSQSDGNGAKGKKDAEVAAGIALRAMTKGGKFANTNESSDTKIKVDVATEIKGAAVSAVTKALNTLTIAIRKTIDAGLKSVKDAMKINSSDTPVTIEAGIVQSTTK
- a CDS encoding variable large family protein, encoding MKINIKNIKVKRICATLFISLFLSCNNGIEELEKRNSFLSSLANLGNDFLSIFISFGDMTGTVLGFNTTTKKSDVGNYFTKVKEAVEGVKGKLNTIVESMKSSNNPNAVGVETAVKTLIDNTLDKIIEGAKTVSGAIGTTGDELLGNGSADKTKGGAAGDVDKLVEGMKEIVKLVLGEKGDPNAGDGKKAGNNVEDRTGGSAQGEAGKLFHDSGNSSGIGSSANDAKKAAADAAKAVGSVTGADILQAIVTYGKTMATKATEARAKDATIAGAIALRAMTKDGKFPGVASGGVAADDADYQVAVKGVALSAVTKALDTLTIAIRETIDAGLKTVKKAMNINPEATPVTTESVTATK
- a CDS encoding variable large family protein, whose product is MKINIKNINIKSICATLFISLFLSCNNGVIEDLQKKNIFSDFLIKIGHGFQDIFGFFGNAMGDALGFSAVKSGDKKSEVGKHFEKVKKGLEDTKNQLSTLSGKISEAKNADGSTIETVKVAIKGTIEVFDKLISSLTKLAGITNDGSTEIGASASSKSDAVNASDVKTVIEGVKDIIDAAEKSGVKIDPGKVGIQVANGNGPKSVFHNAQAADGDAKKLADEVGKADPWAMIDKIRNAKTDGFSASGDNSAGQLATGGSSSANSGTAATNADLAAAVALKAMAKGGKFTQPADSDAGAVVKGAAVSAVNKVLGILNVIIRKTVDIHLDKIGKAVKGIKYSETIGESTEVGIATK
- a CDS encoding Vsp/OspC family lipoprotein, whose protein sequence is MKINIKNINIKSICAILFIFLFLSCNNSGENAEVKEKLRTGQAVTADGTVIDLKLVGDKAKEVVAFVMSIEEIASLINSIDELAKGIGKQINSSGITTDGSNNNKNNGLMAGVYEIASVILTKITGLQVGESLKGKDLETKIETVKTKAGVFKTKLLAQYSTLGAGGGTQDSNAKQAIDRKAHGTDGTHGAKELNELHIAVIDLMNTAKEILSGTIKGIKEPDKEATIKAN